One region of Flavobacterium sp. KACC 22763 genomic DNA includes:
- a CDS encoding DUF5686 and carboxypeptidase-like regulatory domain-containing protein, with protein MNKLTLLLLYFLFAFANVATAQTKVSGVVLDKTNQPIPFANVVFKGSNIGIVSNEDGRFYLESPNTYTALLVTSAGFSDKEVPLEKAVNYNFKIVLFEEQVLNEVVIYTGKTSKKNNPALDILRKIWERKRKNGLYLFNQYQMQKYEKVEFDMNTIDSAFMKNKLFKGMEFIFNHVDTSDVTGKTYLPIFINESVYDVYGDNKLKKVKENLTGNKMSGFNGNQQILSFVKDLYSEYNIYDNHLKFFDKSFTSPLSRTGIDVYNYVLKDSAFVDKKWCYNIVFYPRRKNELTFKGDFWVNDTTFAIKKINMGVTKSANINWVKDIYIEQEFEVENDSVFLLTRDYMMSDFALNKKEKSKGVYGKRTTLYRNHKFNIQKPEKFYKEEVNFIDNAVYDRPPEFWEENRFEKLNKDEQGIYKMLDTLQTVKRFKQLYNLVSILGSGYIEFKNFDYGPIFSTFGYNEVEGIRLRVGGRTYFGPNDPWRIQAYTAYGFDDNKFKYGVSGKWMVDKKNRVIISGGNRRDIEQIGASLTTTNDVLGRSFASSALFTTGSNGKLTNINLSNVSVEMEPKKNFIVSAGLSYRTLESASKTFSLDYYTTLPTAANPAGVVESMVKQSEANIQFEFMPNRKTIGYGVERDLVDSPFSHFFVNFSYGLKGVFDSDFAYEKIQVFYRQPIIIGPLGRTNITVETGKTFGTIPLGLMSVIPGNQTYFTIENTFSNLNFYEFVTDQYTTLQWNHDFGGRLFARVPFMRKLNWREFIGIRAVHGTISDANRAINASGLPYNAPEKVYYEYHAGIGNIFKVFRIDFSWRGNYLDMPDAHKFAVKGSFGFYF; from the coding sequence ATGAACAAATTAACTCTACTTCTCTTATATTTTTTATTTGCTTTTGCGAATGTTGCTACTGCACAAACTAAGGTGAGTGGAGTTGTTTTGGACAAAACCAATCAGCCGATACCTTTTGCAAATGTGGTATTTAAAGGTTCAAATATTGGAATAGTTTCTAATGAAGACGGACGCTTTTATTTAGAGTCACCAAATACTTATACCGCACTTTTGGTTACTTCGGCAGGATTTTCAGATAAAGAAGTTCCTTTAGAAAAAGCAGTTAATTATAATTTCAAAATTGTTTTGTTCGAAGAACAAGTACTTAACGAAGTTGTAATTTATACCGGAAAAACGTCAAAGAAGAACAATCCAGCATTGGATATTTTGAGAAAAATATGGGAAAGAAAACGTAAAAACGGTCTGTACCTGTTTAATCAATATCAAATGCAGAAGTATGAAAAAGTAGAATTTGACATGAACACTATTGATAGTGCATTCATGAAAAATAAGCTTTTTAAAGGAATGGAGTTTATCTTTAATCATGTTGATACTTCTGATGTTACAGGGAAAACTTATTTGCCAATTTTTATAAACGAATCGGTTTATGATGTCTATGGTGACAATAAACTCAAAAAAGTAAAAGAAAATCTAACTGGAAATAAAATGTCTGGTTTTAACGGCAATCAGCAGATTTTATCTTTTGTAAAAGATCTTTATTCTGAGTATAATATTTACGATAATCATCTTAAATTTTTTGATAAAAGTTTTACGAGCCCGCTTTCAAGAACAGGAATCGATGTTTACAATTATGTTCTAAAAGACAGTGCATTTGTAGATAAAAAATGGTGTTATAATATTGTTTTCTATCCGCGACGTAAAAACGAATTGACTTTTAAAGGAGATTTTTGGGTTAATGACACCACTTTTGCCATCAAGAAAATTAATATGGGCGTTACAAAAAGTGCCAATATTAACTGGGTAAAAGATATTTATATCGAACAGGAATTTGAGGTTGAAAACGATTCTGTTTTCCTTTTGACTCGTGATTATATGATGTCTGATTTTGCTTTAAACAAGAAAGAAAAATCGAAAGGAGTTTATGGAAAAAGAACAACTTTATACCGAAATCATAAATTCAACATTCAGAAACCTGAGAAATTCTATAAAGAAGAAGTCAATTTTATAGACAATGCCGTTTACGACCGACCGCCCGAATTCTGGGAAGAAAATCGTTTTGAAAAATTAAATAAAGACGAGCAGGGAATTTATAAGATGCTTGACACTTTACAGACCGTCAAGCGATTTAAGCAGCTGTATAATCTCGTCTCGATTTTAGGAAGCGGTTACATTGAATTTAAAAACTTCGATTACGGACCAATTTTCTCCACTTTCGGATACAATGAAGTTGAAGGTATAAGGTTAAGAGTAGGTGGAAGAACTTATTTCGGGCCAAACGACCCTTGGCGTATTCAAGCTTATACAGCGTATGGATTTGACGATAATAAATTCAAATATGGTGTTTCTGGAAAATGGATGGTTGACAAGAAAAACCGAGTTATTATTTCTGGAGGAAATAGGCGTGACATCGAGCAGATTGGTGCGAGCTTAACCACTACAAATGATGTTTTAGGGCGAAGTTTTGCATCTTCGGCATTGTTCACGACGGGAAGCAACGGAAAATTGACCAATATCAATTTGAGTAATGTTTCTGTAGAAATGGAGCCTAAAAAGAATTTTATTGTCTCAGCTGGACTTTCATATCGAACATTAGAATCGGCTTCTAAGACATTTAGTTTAGATTATTATACAACTTTACCAACTGCAGCAAATCCAGCAGGTGTTGTAGAAAGTATGGTAAAACAATCTGAGGCCAATATTCAGTTTGAGTTTATGCCAAACAGAAAAACTATTGGTTATGGCGTAGAAAGAGATTTAGTTGATAGTCCGTTTAGTCATTTCTTTGTGAATTTCAGTTATGGATTGAAAGGTGTTTTTGACAGTGATTTTGCTTACGAAAAAATTCAGGTTTTCTACAGACAGCCAATTATTATTGGGCCTTTAGGAAGAACAAATATTACAGTTGAAACAGGAAAAACATTTGGTACAATTCCGTTAGGTTTGATGAGTGTAATTCCGGGTAACCAGACTTATTTTACGATCGAGAATACATTCAGTAATTTGAATTTCTACGAATTCGTTACGGATCAATACACTACATTGCAGTGGAATCATGATTTTGGAGGAAGATTATTCGCAAGAGTTCCTTTTATGAGAAAATTGAATTGGAGAGAGTTTATCGGAATTAGAGCGGTTCATGGAACAATTTCTGATGCCAACCGCGCCATAAATGCTTCGGGATTACCTTATAATGCTCCTGAAAAAGTGTATTACGAATATCATGCAGGAATTGGAAATATCTTCAAAGTTTTCCGAATTGATTTTTCTTGGAGAGGAAATTATCTAGATATGCCAGATGCCCATAAATTTGCAGTAAAAGGATCTTTCGGATTTTATTTCTAA
- a CDS encoding electron transfer flavoprotein subunit alpha/FixB family protein — MSILIYAESAEGKFKKVAFELASYAKKVAESLGTTVTALTVNISDVSELGKYGVDKVLKVSNDKLAGFNAKAYADVIKQAAEKEGTKVVLLSSTTDSIYLSPLVAVALNAGFASNVVGLPVSTSPFQVKRNAFSNKAFNITQIDTDVKVLGLAKNSYGLFESTGAAAAEDFNPTIGDNDFGVKVESVEKVSGKVSIADADIVVSGGRGLKGPENWGLVEDLAAVLGAATACSKPVSDLGWRPHSEHVGQTGKPVATNLYIAIGISGAIQHIAGINSSKVKVVINNDPEAPFFKVADYGVVGDAFEIVPQLTEKLKAFKAQHS, encoded by the coding sequence ATGTCAATATTAATATACGCAGAATCTGCAGAAGGAAAATTTAAAAAAGTTGCTTTCGAATTAGCTTCTTACGCTAAAAAAGTAGCTGAATCATTAGGAACAACTGTTACTGCTTTAACAGTAAACATCAGTGATGTAAGCGAGTTAGGCAAATACGGAGTTGATAAAGTTTTAAAAGTAAGCAACGACAAATTAGCTGGTTTTAATGCAAAAGCTTACGCTGATGTTATCAAACAAGCTGCTGAAAAAGAAGGAACAAAAGTAGTATTGCTTTCTTCTACAACAGATAGCATTTATCTTTCACCGCTAGTTGCTGTGGCTTTAAATGCTGGTTTTGCTTCAAATGTTGTAGGATTGCCAGTTAGCACTTCTCCATTTCAAGTAAAAAGAAATGCTTTTTCAAACAAAGCTTTCAACATTACACAAATCGACACAGATGTAAAAGTTCTTGGTTTAGCTAAAAACTCTTACGGCCTTTTTGAAAGCACAGGAGCTGCTGCAGCAGAAGACTTCAATCCAACTATTGGAGATAATGACTTTGGCGTAAAAGTAGAATCTGTAGAAAAAGTATCTGGAAAAGTTTCTATAGCTGATGCCGATATCGTAGTTTCTGGCGGACGCGGATTAAAAGGTCCAGAAAACTGGGGATTAGTAGAAGATCTTGCTGCTGTTCTTGGAGCTGCAACTGCTTGTTCTAAACCAGTTTCAGATTTAGGATGGAGACCTCACAGCGAGCACGTTGGACAAACAGGAAAACCAGTTGCAACCAACTTATACATTGCTATAGGTATTTCTGGAGCGATTCAGCACATTGCTGGTATCAACTCTTCTAAAGTAAAAGTAGTTATCAATAATGATCCAGAAGCTCCTTTCTTCAAAGTTGCTGACTATGGTGTAGTTGGAGATGCTTTTGAAATTGTACCACAATTAACAGAGAAATTAAAAGCTTTCAAAGCTCAGCATTCTTAA
- a CDS encoding dihydrofolate reductase — protein sequence MIIMIAAAAENNALGKNNELVWHLPNDFKRFKSLTTGHHIIMGRKTFESFPKPLPDRVHIVISRQENYKPEGCIVVDSIEKAIALCPENDDSYVIGGGEIYNLALPFTDIIELTKVHHSFDADAFFPKINKSEWVLVEAEENYKDEKHLYDYTYETYIRK from the coding sequence ATGATTATAATGATAGCGGCTGCAGCCGAAAATAATGCGCTTGGAAAAAACAACGAATTAGTATGGCATTTGCCAAATGATTTTAAAAGATTTAAATCGCTTACTACTGGTCACCATATCATTATGGGAAGAAAAACTTTTGAAAGTTTCCCAAAACCTTTACCAGACCGCGTTCATATTGTAATTTCCCGTCAAGAAAATTACAAACCAGAAGGATGCATTGTAGTAGATAGTATCGAAAAAGCAATTGCTCTGTGCCCTGAGAATGATGACAGCTATGTTATTGGTGGTGGCGAAATTTACAATCTTGCTCTTCCGTTTACTGATATTATTGAGTTAACTAAGGTTCATCATTCGTTTGATGCCGATGCTTTTTTTCCAAAAATCAATAAAAGCGAATGGGTTTTGGTAGAAGCCGAAGAAAATTATAAAGATGAAAAACACCTTTATGATTATACGTATGAAACTTACATTAGAAAATAA
- a CDS encoding electron transfer flavoprotein subunit beta/FixA family protein, which translates to MKILVCISHVPDTTSKINFTNGDSEFDTNGVQYVINPNDEFGLTRAIWFQEQQGANVTVVNVGGPDTEPTLRKALAIGANEAIRVNANPTDGFFVAKQLAEVIKNGGYDLVIAGKESLDYNGGMVPGMIAGILGSNFLNSCTALTIDGNNVKAVREIDGGKETVSTTLPLIIGGQKGLVEEKDLRIPNMRGIMTARTKALTILEPVDAAVNTKAVKFEKPAPKSAVKLVSADNLDELINLLHNEAKVI; encoded by the coding sequence ATGAAAATACTAGTTTGCATCAGCCATGTGCCTGATACTACTTCAAAAATTAACTTTACCAACGGTGACTCAGAATTTGACACTAATGGAGTACAATATGTAATTAACCCTAACGACGAATTCGGTCTTACACGCGCTATCTGGTTTCAAGAGCAACAAGGTGCAAATGTAACGGTTGTAAACGTTGGAGGTCCTGATACTGAACCAACTTTACGTAAAGCATTAGCAATTGGAGCAAACGAAGCAATTCGTGTGAATGCAAATCCTACAGATGGTTTCTTCGTTGCAAAACAATTAGCAGAAGTAATCAAAAATGGCGGTTACGATCTTGTAATTGCAGGTAAAGAATCTTTAGATTATAACGGAGGAATGGTTCCTGGTATGATTGCTGGAATTTTAGGTTCTAACTTCTTAAATTCTTGTACAGCTTTAACTATTGACGGAAACAATGTAAAAGCGGTTCGTGAAATTGATGGCGGAAAAGAAACTGTAAGCACTACTCTTCCTTTAATCATTGGAGGTCAAAAAGGTCTTGTTGAGGAAAAAGATTTACGTATCCCAAACATGAGAGGAATTATGACTGCAAGAACAAAAGCGCTTACTATTCTTGAGCCAGTTGATGCAGCCGTAAATACAAAAGCGGTAAAATTTGAAAAACCAGCTCCAAAATCAGCAGTAAAATTAGTTTCTGCAGATAATTTAGATGAGTTAATCAATTTATTACACAACGAGGCTAAAGTGATTTAA
- a CDS encoding isoamylase early set domain-containing protein — protein sequence MSLKKQFIKTKPVVKVTFSIDAKDADSAAVVGDFNNWDASEGALSKLKNGTFKATYDLVKDAIYEFKYLIDGNYVNDPEADSYKWNDYAGSENSVLVV from the coding sequence ATGTCTTTGAAAAAACAATTTATCAAAACGAAGCCGGTTGTTAAAGTTACATTTTCAATAGATGCCAAAGATGCTGATTCGGCAGCGGTGGTTGGAGATTTTAATAACTGGGATGCCTCGGAAGGAGCTTTAAGCAAGTTAAAAAACGGAACATTTAAAGCAACTTACGATTTGGTGAAAGATGCAATCTATGAATTTAAGTATCTGATTGACGGGAATTATGTTAATGATCCTGAAGCCGATTCTTATAAATGGAATGATTACGCTGGAAGTGAAAACAGTGTTTTAGTTGTATAA
- a CDS encoding DNA-3-methyladenine glycosylase family protein encodes MQEAIDFLTSKNPIFLDIIEKYGLPPIPRRSPGFETLVLLILEQQVSIDSAKATFLKIKAYKTCNPENMAVLSDEEFRSLGVSRQKTRYIKVLAEAVLNKELDIESLTSKSAKQVREELIKLKGIGNWTIDIYLMFCLEEPDLIPLGDIAVINAIKELLNIHDRQEMEIYAEQWSPYRSYATYLLWHYYLKKRNRTITY; translated from the coding sequence ATGCAAGAAGCAATCGATTTCTTAACCAGTAAAAATCCAATATTTCTAGATATCATTGAAAAATATGGATTGCCTCCAATTCCAAGGCGTTCGCCTGGATTTGAAACTTTGGTTTTATTAATACTCGAACAGCAGGTTTCTATCGATTCAGCGAAAGCTACATTTTTAAAAATCAAAGCCTACAAAACTTGCAATCCCGAAAATATGGCTGTTTTGTCTGATGAAGAATTTAGAAGTCTTGGAGTAAGCCGTCAGAAAACAAGATATATCAAAGTTTTAGCTGAAGCAGTTTTAAACAAAGAATTAGATATTGAAAGTTTGACTTCGAAGTCTGCAAAACAAGTTCGCGAAGAACTTATTAAATTAAAAGGAATTGGAAATTGGACGATTGATATTTATTTAATGTTCTGTCTTGAAGAACCAGATTTGATTCCTCTTGGCGATATTGCAGTCATTAATGCAATCAAAGAATTACTGAATATTCATGACAGACAAGAGATGGAAATTTATGCTGAACAGTGGAGTCCATATCGTTCTTATGCGACCTATTTGCTATGGCATTATTACCTGAAGAAAAGAAATCGAACAATTACCTATTAA
- a CDS encoding 2TM domain-containing protein, with protein sequence MEKEVHEQYEYARRRLRQKKVLYFHFVLFLLGSLFLFIANRFFGFGEGTSQNWCIWGITIWLFLFILHFIKVYITDRFMNKKWEREQIDRLVALQQKRISQLESSINEENENKN encoded by the coding sequence ATGGAAAAAGAAGTACACGAACAATACGAATACGCTAGACGCCGATTAAGACAAAAAAAGGTTTTATATTTTCATTTTGTTCTTTTCCTACTTGGAAGTTTATTTTTATTTATTGCCAATAGATTTTTTGGTTTCGGAGAAGGCACAAGTCAAAACTGGTGCATCTGGGGTATTACCATCTGGCTTTTCCTTTTTATTCTGCATTTTATAAAAGTGTATATAACCGACCGTTTTATGAATAAAAAATGGGAAAGAGAACAAATTGACCGATTAGTTGCTTTACAGCAAAAGAGAATCAGTCAGCTTGAATCTTCTATCAACGAAGAGAATGAAAATAAAAATTAG
- a CDS encoding pyruvate dehydrogenase complex E1 component subunit beta, with amino-acid sequence MRTIQFREAICEAMSEEMRRDESIYLMGEEVAEYNGAYKASKGMLAEFGEKRVIDTPIAELGFSGIAVGSAMNGNRPIVEYMTFNFCLVGIDQIINNAAKMRQMTGGQFNVPIVFRGPTASAGQLGATHSQALENWFANTPGLKVVVPSTPYDAKGLLKSAIRDNDPVIFMESEQMYGDKGEVPDGEYTIPLGVADVKREGTDVTIVSFGKIIKEAFIAADELAKEGISCEIIDLRTVRPMDKDAILKSVKKTNRLVILEEAWPVASLSSEISYIVQEQAFDFLDAPIQRITTADTPAPYSPVLLKDWLPNAGDVVKAVKKVLYK; translated from the coding sequence ATGAGAACAATACAATTTAGAGAGGCCATTTGTGAAGCGATGAGCGAAGAAATGCGCCGCGATGAATCCATATATTTAATGGGAGAAGAGGTTGCAGAATACAACGGAGCTTACAAAGCTTCTAAAGGAATGCTTGCTGAGTTTGGTGAAAAAAGAGTAATTGATACTCCAATTGCTGAGCTTGGTTTTTCAGGAATTGCAGTAGGTTCTGCAATGAACGGAAACCGTCCTATTGTAGAATATATGACATTCAACTTCTGTTTAGTTGGTATTGATCAAATTATAAATAATGCTGCTAAAATGCGTCAAATGACAGGAGGACAGTTTAATGTGCCTATCGTTTTCCGCGGACCAACAGCTTCTGCTGGTCAATTAGGAGCTACTCACTCACAAGCTTTAGAAAACTGGTTTGCTAATACTCCAGGTTTAAAAGTTGTTGTTCCTTCAACTCCTTATGATGCAAAAGGACTTTTAAAATCAGCTATCCGTGATAACGATCCAGTTATTTTCATGGAATCTGAGCAGATGTACGGAGACAAAGGTGAAGTGCCAGACGGAGAATACACAATTCCTCTAGGTGTTGCTGATGTTAAACGTGAAGGAACTGATGTAACTATCGTTTCATTCGGAAAAATCATCAAAGAAGCTTTTATCGCTGCTGATGAATTAGCAAAAGAAGGAATCTCTTGTGAGATTATCGATTTAAGAACAGTTCGTCCAATGGACAAAGATGCGATCTTAAAATCGGTTAAAAAAACAAACCGTTTAGTAATTCTTGAGGAAGCTTGGCCAGTTGCCAGCCTTTCTTCTGAGATTTCTTATATCGTACAAGAACAAGCTTTTGACTTCCTTGATGCGCCAATTCAACGTATTACAACTGCAGATACTCCAGCACCTTATTCTCCAGTATTGCTTAAAGACTGGTTGCCAAATGCAGGTGATGTTGTAAAAGCAGTAAAAAAAGTATTATACAAATAA
- a CDS encoding thymidylate synthase has product MKQYLDLVKHVLENGNQKGDRTGTGTKSVFGYQMRFDLSEGFPMVTTKKLHLKSIIYELLWFLKGDTNIKYLQENGVKIWDEWADSNGDLGPVYGHQWRNWNSEEIDQISELITELKTNPNSRRMLVSAWNPSVLPDTKKSFEENVANNKAALPPCHAFFQFYVASPDPEKGETKGKLSCQLYQRSADIFLGVPFNIASYALLTMMIAQVCDLEPGEFIHTFGDAHIYNNHFEQLELQLTREPKPLPKMILNPEIKNIFDFDFNDFTLVDYDPHPAIKGSVAV; this is encoded by the coding sequence ATGAAACAATACTTAGATTTAGTAAAACACGTTTTAGAAAACGGCAATCAAAAAGGAGACCGTACCGGAACAGGAACTAAAAGCGTTTTTGGCTACCAGATGCGTTTTGATTTAAGTGAAGGTTTCCCGATGGTTACAACCAAAAAACTACATTTAAAATCCATCATTTACGAATTGCTTTGGTTTTTAAAAGGCGATACCAATATTAAATATCTTCAGGAAAACGGAGTGAAAATTTGGGATGAATGGGCCGATTCTAATGGCGACTTAGGGCCCGTTTATGGGCATCAATGGCGCAACTGGAATAGCGAAGAAATTGATCAGATTTCTGAATTAATTACTGAATTAAAAACAAATCCGAACAGCAGAAGAATGCTAGTTTCTGCGTGGAATCCTTCGGTTTTGCCAGATACTAAAAAATCTTTTGAGGAAAATGTAGCCAATAACAAAGCGGCCTTACCTCCTTGTCATGCATTTTTTCAGTTTTACGTAGCAAGTCCAGATCCTGAAAAAGGCGAAACAAAAGGAAAACTTTCATGCCAATTGTATCAGCGAAGTGCCGATATCTTTTTAGGAGTGCCTTTTAACATTGCTTCGTACGCATTGTTGACCATGATGATTGCACAAGTATGCGACTTAGAACCAGGCGAATTTATTCACACGTTTGGTGACGCACATATTTACAATAATCATTTTGAACAATTGGAACTGCAATTAACGCGTGAACCAAAACCACTACCAAAAATGATTTTAAATCCAGAGATTAAAAACATTTTTGATTTTGATTTTAATGATTTCACACTTGTAGATTACGATCCACACCCTGCCATAAAAGGAAGTGTTGCTGTATAA
- a CDS encoding inorganic diphosphatase, producing MTADKLTTFDVLIEIPRGSRNKYEYDFEIKRMRFDRMLFSSMMYPADYGFIPETLALDGDPLDVLVLVNEPTFPGCVMEVKPIGVFHMADDKGPDEKIICVPVSDPIWNSLNDLSDINPHLVKEIEHFFQVYKDLENKKVDVEGWGDVKEAYDIIAECTKRFDDIENKPAGLFSIK from the coding sequence ATGACCGCAGACAAATTAACGACTTTCGATGTATTAATCGAAATACCAAGAGGAAGCAGAAATAAATACGAGTACGATTTTGAAATTAAAAGAATGCGTTTCGACAGAATGTTATTCTCTTCGATGATGTACCCAGCTGATTACGGATTTATTCCAGAAACTTTAGCTTTAGATGGTGATCCTCTTGACGTATTAGTTTTGGTAAACGAACCAACTTTCCCTGGATGTGTTATGGAAGTTAAGCCTATTGGTGTATTCCACATGGCAGATGATAAAGGACCAGACGAGAAAATTATTTGTGTACCAGTTTCAGATCCAATCTGGAATTCATTAAACGATCTTTCTGATATCAACCCACACTTAGTAAAAGAAATCGAGCACTTTTTCCAAGTTTACAAAGATCTTGAAAACAAAAAAGTAGATGTAGAAGGATGGGGAGACGTAAAAGAAGCTTACGATATTATCGCTGAGTGTACAAAGCGTTTTGATGACATTGAAAATAAACCAGCAGGATTATTTAGTATTAAATAA
- a CDS encoding bifunctional nuclease family protein, whose amino-acid sequence MSLVKLSIKGISYSQTQNGAYALILNEVDGERKLPIVIGAFEAQSIAIALEKEIKPPRPLTHDLFKNFAERFDIVVKQVIIHKLVDGVFYSSLICERDKIEEIIDARTSDAIALALRFNAPIFTYKNILDKAGIYLKSNTAETDSGAQEIDDVLSNPETFGHEEESNQSGDVYAKHSLQELNELLDQAVSQEDYEKAAKIRDEISRR is encoded by the coding sequence ATGAGTCTAGTAAAATTATCCATAAAAGGAATTTCATACAGTCAAACTCAAAATGGCGCTTATGCCTTAATTTTGAATGAAGTCGACGGCGAGAGAAAATTACCTATTGTTATTGGCGCTTTTGAAGCCCAGTCGATCGCTATTGCTCTAGAGAAAGAAATAAAACCGCCACGTCCGTTAACACACGATTTATTTAAAAATTTTGCCGAAAGATTTGATATCGTGGTAAAACAGGTTATCATTCACAAATTAGTTGACGGTGTTTTCTATTCAAGCTTAATCTGCGAAAGAGATAAAATCGAAGAAATTATCGACGCAAGAACTTCTGATGCTATTGCTTTGGCACTGCGTTTCAATGCTCCTATTTTTACTTATAAAAACATTCTGGATAAAGCTGGAATTTATTTAAAATCAAATACTGCCGAAACAGATTCTGGAGCTCAAGAAATAGACGATGTCCTTTCAAATCCTGAAACTTTTGGACACGAAGAAGAAAGCAACCAATCTGGAGACGTTTACGCAAAACATTCTTTACAAGAATTAAACGAGCTTTTAGACCAAGCCGTTTCTCAAGAAGATTACGAAAAAGCAGCAAAAATTAGAGACGAAATCTCTAGAAGATAA